The Thermotoga sp. Ku-13t DNA segment TCGTTGACCTCGAAAGAAACGTCAAAAACTACTGGAACACCGTCATAACCCGTGGTCAAGTTTTTTACTCTTAGCATAGTATCTCTCCCCCAGATACGCCTTGATGACTTCTTCGTTGTTCGTGACCTCGTCCGGACTGCCTTCCGCGATCTTTTTGCCTGCGTTCAGAACGATCACTCTGTGAGATATCGGCATTATCGCTTCCATGATGTGTTCCACGATCAAAAGGGTTATTCCTGACCTGTTCAGGTTCACACACAGCTCCATTGCTTCCTTTATCTCCGACTGGTTGAGTCCTGCCATCGCCTCGTCGAGCATGACCATCTTCGGCTTTGTGGCGAGGACCCGTGCTATTTCGAGCCTCTTCTTGTCCGCGATCGTCAGATTCCCGGCGAGCATATCCTTCTTCTCCCACAGATGCGTCAGATGGAGAACTTCATCAGTTATTCTCTCCGCTTCTTTTCTGCTTGCGGCTC contains these protein-coding regions:
- a CDS encoding ABC transporter ATP-binding protein, with protein sequence MVGALLEVQGITMKFGSLVANDNVSFSVNEGEIVSLIGPNGAGKTTLFNCISGFYKPFSGRVFFEGKDITGKPPHEITLMGLTRTFQIVKPLKDMTVRDNVLVGAFLRAASRKEAERITDEVLHLTHLWEKKDMLAGNLTIADKKRLEIARVLATKPKMVMLDEAMAGLNQSEIKEAMELCVNLNRSGITLLIVEHIMEAIMPISHRVIVLNAGKKIAEGSPDEVTNNEEVIKAYLGERYYAKSKKLDHGL